The nucleotide window AGGAGATTGTTGAAAATAGAATTACCCACCAATCCGTCGAGAAAATCAAAACGATGGATGAACTTGTCGATCAGGTTCTTTCTGGACTTATTGTCATAATGGTTGAAGGTGAATCAATCGGACTCGTAGTCGATGTAAGAAGCTATCCCGGAAGACAACCCCAGGAACCTGATACCGAAAAGGTCGTGCGTGGATCTCGTGATGGCTTTGTAGAAAATATCATTGTCAACACTGCATTAACAAGAAGACGGATCAGGGATGAAAACCTGCGTTTCGAAATGATGAAGGTTGGCGAAAGGTCAAAATCAGATGTTGCAATTGGATATATAAAAGATATTGCGAATCCGGACTTGATTGAGGTCATCAAAAAGGAACTAAATACAATCAAAATAGATGGGATTACGATGGCAGATAAGACCATTGAGGAATTCCTTGTAAAACAGGGTTATAACCCTTACCCACTCGTAAGGTATACTGAACGTGCCGATGTAGCGGCGACCCATCTGTTAGAAGGACATGTCCTGATTTATGTGGATACATCTCCTAGTGTCATCATTACGCCAACGACCTATTTCCACCATCTTCAACATGCTGAAGAGTACAGGCAGTCACCTGGTGTCGGCACAATGGTTCGCTGGATACGATTCCTTGGGGTGCTTGCTTCATTATTACTTTTGCCGTTATGGTATTTATTTGTGCAGAATCCAGATCTGCTTCCGGATAAAATTTCATTTATCGGGCCGAATGAAGATTCCAATATTCCGATTTTCTTGCAGATCATGCTTGCAGATGGAGGCATTGAGTTCCTAAGGATGGCGGCCATTCATACGCCTACACCTCTCTCAACAGCGATGGGATTAATCGCTGCAGTCCTGATCGGGCAAATCGCAATCGATGTAGGATTATTTGTGCCAGAAGTCATCCTTTATGTTGCTGTGGCGGCAATCGGGACCTACGCAACGCCAAGTTATGAACTTAGCATAGCAAACAAAATAGGAAGGGTATTCCTGTTGATTTCGACTGCTTTATTCCATGTACCGGGATTTGTAGCAGGAACCACCGTTTGGCTGCTGATGCTTGCAAGTATTAAATCCCTGAACACTCCTTACCTATGGCCGTTTATTCCTTTTCATCCTGTAGCCTTCATGCAGATTATAATCAGGAGAGCTGTGCCAGGATCGAAAATCCGTCCAAGCATCGTTCATGCACGGAATCGCTACAAGCAGCCATCATAGTCCTGACCATGTTACAATTGCGCGTTCCCTCAAATTATGATAAAGTGTTTTTAATTTACTAAAGACTTAAAGCGAAAAATAAATAGACAGTTCATTAGGGGAACTGTCTATTTATTTATTTTCACGGCTAATCGTTCTGATACCGAAGCATGTAAACAAGTTTATGCTGAAATAACAGAACAATAAGAAAACAAGCTCAAATTAAATGATAGGCAAGGGATGAGGGGACAACATGGAATTTCATGGAACTGCAAAGGTTAACCGACTAGGGCATTTGGAGATTGGCGGTGTTGATACAATCCATTTGGCTGAAAAATATGGAACCCCGCTGTATGTTTATGACGTTGCCTTGATCCGGGAACGTGCAAGAGCATTCAAAAGGACTTTCGAGACTGCTGGGATTACCGCTCAAGTAGCTTATGCTAGCAAAGCTTTTTCAACCGTTGCGATGGTGCAATTGGCTGCGCAGGAAAACCTTTCGCTTGATGTCGTTTCTGGCGGCGAGCTTTATACGGCGCTAGCTGCTGGCTTTCCCACAGAAAGAATCCATTTTCATGGCAACAATAAAAGCCGGGAAGAGCTGGTAATGGCTATTGAAAACAATGTCGGCTGTATTGTAGTCGATAACTTTTATGAACTTGAAATGCTGAAGGATATTTGCAATGAGAAGAGTAAGGTAATCAAGGTTTTATTACGAGTTACACCAGGTATTGAAGCACATACACATGATTATATATTAACAGGCCAGGAAGATTCGAAGTTTGGATTTGATTTACAGAATGGACAGGCTGATACAGCTATGAAACTTTGCCTTGATGACAAGAATATCGATGTTCTGGGACTGCATTGCCATATAGGTTCACAGATTTTTGAAACAACAGGATTCATACTTGCTGCACAGAAAATTTTTGAAAAACTGCATCAGTGGAAAGAAGATTTGTCTTTTGATTCCAAAGTCCTCAATCTCGGCGGCGGTTTTGGTATTCGCTATACAGAAGAAGATGATCCTATTCCAGCAGCACAGTACGTAGAGGAAATTATTGCTGAGGTGAAAAAGCAAGCTTCTCACTATTCGATGACTATGCCGGAAATCTGGATCGAGCCAGGACGTTCCCTTGTTGGAGATGCCGGCACGACCCTTTACCGTATCGGTTCTCGAAAGGATGTTCCGAATGTCCGCCAGTACGTAGCTGTCGACGGGGGAATGAGTGATAATATTCGCCCGGCATTGTACCAGGCTAAATACGAAGCAGTTCTTGCAAACAGGGTAATGGACAATCCTGAAGAAACCGTATCGATTGCCGGTAAGTGTTGTGAATCGGGAGATATGCTAATTTGGGACCTTCCGTTGCCAAAGTCTGGTGACCAGGATCTTTTGGCTGTTTTTTGTACAGGTGCCTACGGCTATTCAATGACCAATAACTATAATCGCCTTCCAAGGCCTGCGGTCGTTTTCCTGGAGGATTCCAAAGATACGCTAGTGGTCCGTCGTGAAACATTTGAAGACATGGTGAAATTGGATCTTCCTTTTAAAGAAAAGGTGAAAAATTAAGCTGCACTCCGCAGCTTTTTTTGGTTGGTAAGCGGGGAACTATAAAATTGTACAGGTGTGGATAACTACATGTAGTATTCTTAATCTAGCTCCAGCGCTTGTCGGGGCTAACCAAGGCGCATGCGCTTTCCTTTATCCAGCTCCAGCGCCTAGCCCCTCGAGTCGCTTCGGTCCTGCCAATGAAGTCAAAGAACGACTTCACTGTCAGGCCCTCCAGCGCTTGTCGGGGCTAACCAAGGCGCATGCGCTATCCTGTTTAAGTTGGCTAAAATCCCGGTCTTATTGTAGAATTACTGATTGGGAGGGATTCTGGTTTGAAAAAGAACAACTGGCTGCTATTTGTGTTATTATTATTGATGTCTGTTGGATGGGGAGCATACTATTGGTTTTTTATCGTGCCAGGACAATAGCCACAGAAAAAGATTTGAAGTATCGGTACAGATTATGTATGATATTATCAATTCAATTAAAATGAAGAACCATAAATGACGGAAAAACATATATTATCAAAATGAAGTTTTAACATTTGATTGTTTGTGCTTTCTATTTCCGGGAAGCAAAGGTTTAAGTTGGATGAAATATGGAAAAAATGGTTTTGTTATCATTCCATTATTACTGTCAAACCACAATGAGGGATATCTATGTTAATTCGATATAAAAAGGCATTTGAAAAGATTGCGATGGGGTTGCTATCTTTCATGCCAAATGAGAAGGATCTGAAAAAACTTCAGCAGACAATGAGGAATTATGAAACAGATGATTCCTGGCAGCTGTTTTTATGGAAGGAAGGTGAAGATATCATCGGGCTATTGGGTGTTAACTTCACTGAAGATAAAATCATGCAGCTTCTTCACATCTCAGTGAACCCTTCACATCGCCATCAAGGGATTGGAAAGCGTATGGTCAATTCCCTGCAGGAGATGTTTCCTGAATGGAAAGCAGTTGCGAATGCTGAGACGGCTTCCTTTTTCGAAAAGTGCAATAGCGTAGAAGGCAGTGGATGTTAAATCCAACTGCCTTTTTATTTTTTTCTGCTTTTCCTTTCCTCAAGGGCCATCCGCCGATCTGAAATGACATCGCTTCGATCTCTTGTGGAGTGCCGATGGATTAAGTCTGGATTTTGCAGATTACTGCTTGTTCCCCATGTAAAACCATTATTTCTGCACTCATCATAGCAAAGTCTTTTAAGCTCGGTGTCGCATAAGGGCAGGTTAAAGCTGGTGTAAGGAGCGTTGTTGAGCAGGGTGTGCCTTCTTTTAGACAGTGTTTCTGTCAAAAGCTCAGGGTCGATTCCCAATTCTGCTGTTGATTCTTTTGTATCTGCAAAAATTTCCTCTGCTTTCGTTAAAGTCCTAATTGCTCCAGGAAAATTATTGCGGCGATGGTGGTAAGTTGACACAGCCAAAAGGATTAGTGCTACCCAAATCGATTTTTTATTGCCAGAATCTGTTGCTTTCCAATATTCTTCCAAGATCTCATGGCATTCAAAATAATCCCTGTCTCCGTGGAAATGAGAAAGGAATTGTATATAGGATGATGGATATTTTGTCATGTAATAACCCCCAATCAAGTACCCCTAGCTTAGCATAAATTTAATAAAATGATGAAACAAGAAAACAGCAAAGCTAAAAATGCCCGGCTGGTGCCGGGCATTTACTCATTGCTTTTCAAATTATCTTAGCTTATAACCAGGCTGCACCAACGATGATGAGCAAAATGAAAAGCACGACGATTAAAGCAAATCCAGCTCCGTATCCATAACCTTTTTTATCTGACATTTAGCATTACCTCCTATTAGTGAAATAGCCTAATATACAATTACAGCATATGCAGGTACGATGAGAAGGGTTTGGGCGCAAGCTTGTATTTTTAAGGATGAACTAGATATTTGTGCTTATAAATTTGTAATGGATAACATGAAGTTAATCTACTATACTTATATAATGATGCAGTTCATTATAGGAATTTTGGTGGGAAATAATGCAATATAACGTGAAAATTGAGGCCTTTGAAGGCCCGTTGGATTTACTTCTGCACTTGATCAATACTTTGGAGATTGATATTTATGATATACCTGTTGCGGAAATAACTGAACAGTATTTAATGTATATCCATGCGATGAAGGAATTGCAGCTCGATGTCGCAAGTGAATATCTTGTAATGGCAGCGACGCTGTTGGCAATAAAAAGCAAGATGCTCCTTCCTAAGCATGAAGAAGAATTGGAAGATGGATTTGATTTTGATCAAGAAGAGGATCCGCGAAATGAACTCGTGGAAAGATTGATTGAATATAAGAAATTCAAAGAGGCAGCAATTGACCTGAAATCCCTTGAGGAGGAACGGGGATTAATGTATACCAAACCTCCAAGTGACCTTACAGAGTATGCTGATGAAATAAAAGGTGAAAATACTAATCTTGATATATCTTTGTATGACATGCTTGGTGCATTTCAAAAGCTTTTAAGAAGGAAAAAACTACAAAGGCCCATATCGACTAAAATAGCCCGTCAGGAAATTTCCATAGAAAAAAAGGATGGACGAAGTCTTGAGTTTCCTGAAAATTAGCGGCACAAGGAAAAAATTCTATGACCTGTTTCCCGAATCTGACCGTGAACATATTGTCGTTACTTTCCTGGCAATTCTCGAACTTATCAAACGGAAAGAAATCGACGTTGAACAGGAACAAAACTTTGCTGAAATATATATGACAGCGAGAAAGGAGTAAGAGCGTGGGAATAGTGAAGTGGAAAGGGATATTAGAGAGCCTTCTTTTTGCAGCTGGTGATGAAGGGTTGAGCCTGAAGCAGATTACCTCTGTTCTGGAAGTTGATGAAATCCAGGCAAACGAAATTGTATCTGAACTTCAGAGGGATTATGAAAGGGATGAAAACCGCGGTATAACAATCGTCCAACTGGCAGGAACCTACCAGCTCGCTACTAAAAAAGAGCATGCTGATTATTTAAAGAAGCTTGTCGAATCACCAGGGACGGCACATCTGTCGCAAGCAGCACTTGAGACGTTGGCGATTGTAGCTTACAAGCAGCCAATCACAAGAGCAGAGATCGAAGAAATACGCGGAGTGAAAACGGAAAGGCCGCTTCATACTTTGTCTTCAAGGGCATTGATTAAAGAGGTTGGAAGAGCAGAAGGAACGGGACGGGCCATTTTATATGGAACGACAAAAGAATTCCTTGACTATTTTGGCTTGAAACATATTAGCGAACTGCCTCCTCTGCCGGATCATATTGAGGATGACGAATTGCAGGATGACGCGGATCTATTCTTCGAGAAATTCCAGGAAACAATGGAAACAGATCAATAGCTTTTGTGCACAAAGTTTGGAATATATGATAAAATCAAAATAATTATTTGGGAAATGCTTTAATTTGGATGCCGCACTGCAGGCTTCTTCTGGAAAAGCATTTCTTTCTACTCTTTATAAGATGCTACATATTTTTTGATAAAGGGCAACGCTTGTCAAGTCGCCTGTGCGATTCTTATAAGGATTTAAGAATGAATGTCCAACGGGAGGAATACCATGCTTATTAAGCAATGTATTGGTTATGAACTTGAAAAAGAAAAATCAAACACCTCGGAGGATTTTTTCAACCGAAGCGAAGTGACTTTTGTGGAAGATGGCAAGGAGAAGACCCTGCATGTTCTTTATGTAAGGTATTTTGATGAGTTGGCTGGAAGTATCACTCCATTTGAACAGGACCCAATCTTCAAGGCTGGAACGAAGGATGTATATATGAGGGATTTGGTAGCACTTGCTGCATTATTGAAAAATCCGGGATATCGCCATCGGAAAAGGGTATATATAAATGAACAGAGAGAGTTCGCGGATATATTCAAAGGACTGGATTATAGCAAGATTCCTGGAGTATTCGAGGGTATCGAGCAAAAAGGCAGCTTTGAAGTGCGCTCTCCCTTGGATTATATTGTCCAGCCGGTATAGAACAAGGCTGTTTTCGTGAACTTTGCTGGCTTTGCCTTTAGCTTTAATGGATTCTTGGTTGCGGGATATGATCTAAAGCCTGGTTCCTGAATAGTGTCGACTGCTAATATTGATGGTAAAGCAACAACTATCGAAAAAGTTATGGTAAAAATCCATTGGGGGTGTCAATTTGGGGAATACGATAGTTAAAACACAAATTGAGGAAGTAAAAGAATTCTTGGCAGATACTGTAGTTAAGCTTGAGAACTACCTGAATGTCACAACTCTTGAAGTTCTAAAACAAGAGCAGCAGGCAGACGAAGAATACTATAAAACGATTCTTTCAAGCCTTCGCAAGCTGGCTGTTTACTGTGAGGAAGGATTAGATGCCTGCAAGGTGATCCTTCATGCAGAGGTTTTTTCAAAACCTGCAGCTGAAAAAACATTATATCGAATATACTATCAATGCATTGAAGAATTCTTCTCACCTAAAAGTGATGCCTGGTATGAAGACAGCAGGGCTGCTTATACAGGGAAAAATGCCATCAAATTCAGACAACCAGTGTCAGCTGGAGTACACCATTTGATGGTCAGCCTCGAAAACGGTTTTCAAAGAAGCCGGGAAGAACTGGAATACTATGAAACAGATTACCGTACAAAAATGCTCCAATCAAGATAACCTAAACAAGGGAACAGCTATTTACAGCTGTTCCTTTTTTCATTTTACAAGAAAATTTTAGTGTGGATATCTATACGGGTTTTCTTTACACAGCTACTGCACCAGTCACCTCGAGACGCTGGCGCTTTTGGTTTTGGTTGTAACTTAGGATTTCTGTCAGTCCATCCTGTGAGGCAATCACCTTTTTATGTCATAACACTCCTTGTCCTGCATAAACTTGTACAAACTGCCAAAGGAGACGAGGGTCTGTCAATGAAAAGGAATTGGATGAAATTATTGTTAATTACCACTCTGTTGATATACTGCATTCCTCAAACAGTGCAGGCTTCTGTGTCGGTAAGTGCCAGAAGCGCAGTTTTGATAGAACAGGAATCTGGCAGGGTGTTATTTGAAAAAGATGCTCACAGAGTAAGTAGAATCGCCAGTATTACTAAAATCATGACGGCCATCCTTGCGATAGAATCGGGCATGCTGGATGAAAAGGTCAAGGTAAGCGAGACTGCTGTCCGTGCTGAAGGATCATCGATTTACTTGAAGCCCGGAGAAAAGATCAGGCTCGAGGATCTTGTGTATGGTTTGATGCTGAGGTCCGGCAATGATGCGGCTGTTGCAATTGCGGAACACGTAGGCGGCAGTCTGGATGGATTTGCATACCTAATGAACGAAAAAGCGCAGCAAATCGGCATGGAAAATACTCATTTTGCAAATCCACACGGGTTGGATGACCACGAAGACCACGTGTCCACAGCGTATGATATGACCATTCTGACACGCTATGCAATGAAAAATGAGATTTACAAGGAAATTTCCGGTACAAAAATACACCGGGCTCCTAATCCAACAGAAACATGGGACAGGGTATGGAAAAATAAAAACAGGCTGCTGACAGAGAAATATAAGTTTAGTACTGGCGGAAAAACCGGGTATACAAAGCGGGCGAAAAGAACTTTAGTCTCCACAGCAAAAAAGGACGATTTTGAGTTGATCGCAGTGACACTTAATGCACCTGATGATTGGAATGACCACATCCAGATGTTTGAAACAGGATTTTCAAATTACGATGTCGCAGAGATTCTTTCAAAAGGTAAAGTGACAGGGATAAAGGATTCGCATTATAAGAATAAAGTTTACCTGGATCATTCCTTTGTTTACCCGCTAACTTCAGAGGAAGAAGACAAGGTCAAAGTAGAATATCGATTGAAAAAGGCTGAAAAAAATGAAGAGGATATGCGAAATTCGATTGCAGGTCGGGCAAATGTCTACCTGGATGATAAGCAGATTGCAAGTCTGCCTGTCTATTTCAAGGTGGAGACAAAAGAAAAAAAGTCCTTCTTCGATCTTTTTAAGAATATCTTCACATCAATAGCAGGAATCAAGAATCATGGTTAATTATATATGGGTGGTTATGATCTTAATCGGACTTGGCTTTGCAATGGTGAATGGCACAATGGCTGAGGTGAACGAAGCGGTTTTTACTGGTGCAAAGGAAGCCATTACCCTTAGTATCGGCTTGATTAGCATCCTTGTATTCTGGCTTGGAATGATGAGGATCGCGGAGGATTCAGGTCTATTGTCAAAGCTCTCCACTTTATTTAAACCGGTGATTTCAAAGTTATTCCCTGAAGTACCTTCCAATCATCCTGCGATGGGCTATATCCTGTCGAACATGATTGCCAACATGTTCGGACTTGGGAACGCCGCTACACCTCTTGGGATCAAAGCAATGGAAGAACTGAAAGAGCTGAATGATGGGAAGAATGAAGCAAGCCGATCGATGATCACTTTCCTTGCAATCAATACAGCGAGCATCACCCTCATTCCGACGACGGTTATCGCGATCAGGATGAATTATGACTCAGCCAATCCAACGGATATCGTTGGACCTACTCTTGTGGCGACCGCTGTCTCTGCAGTTGCAGCGATATTAATTGACCGTTTCTTTTATTACAGAAGAAGCAAAAAGGGGTAAATCCAAATGGAAATTGTATCTGCCATATCACTATGGTTCATCCCTGTCATGATTGCCTTTATCCTGATTTATGGAACCTATAAAAAAGTCCCCACCTATGAAAGTTTTGTAGAAGGCGGTAAGGAAGGTATCAAAATGGCCGTTTCCATCATGCCATTTCTTGTAGGGATGATGGTGGCCATTGCTGTTTTTCGAGCGTCAGGCGCACTTGATGTAATGGTCAATTGGCTCCGGCCTGGTCTTGAGATGGTAGGGATCCCTGCTGAAATCGTCCCCCTTGCGCTGATTCGGCCAATTTCAGGGACAGCAGCGCTCGGAATTACGAGCGACCTAATAGGGGTACATGGTCCGGACTCTTTTATAGGAACACTCGCTGCCACACTCCAAGGAAGCACCGATACGACATTCTATGTCCTAACTGTATATTTCGGCGCTGTCGGCATAAAAAAAATGGGAGACGCACTCAAAGTCGGCTTTCTAGCAGATGCAGTAGCGATCATTACTGCAATAATTGTAGTTGCTTTTATGTTTTAAAAAAAAGCCATTATTAACACATGCAAGAGCACAAAATGAAATCTCATATGTCTATCATAAAGAGAAGATACCTGCTGCAGGTATCTTCTCTGTTTTTTTTTAACAAAAATCTAAAATAACAGAGCCAAACATAGTAAAAATCGCTACCTCAGTATTCGCAAACCAATCAATTATTAGGATAAAATAATATTACAGTAGGTTTATAAAACGAACTTTTGTTAAAGAACCATTAACTTTCCCTATTTATTTTTCACTTTTTACACCATTGCTTACTTTGAAAACAGCGAGAGTTATGTCATAATTCATAAGGATGGATTAGATATAAATATTAACCATAGTTAATTGATATTAATTAGGAGTGACCTTATGGAAAGACTGCAAAAAGTTATTGCTCATGCAGGAATAGCATCGAGAAGAAAAGCTGAGGAAATGATCCTCGAAGGAAGAGTCAGGGTTAATGGAAGTGTTATCAAGGAACTTGGCAGGAAGGTGACCCCATCTGACAGAGTTGAAGTTGATGGAGTCCAGATTGAAGGGGAAGAACCAGTATATTTCTTGTTCTATAAACCCCGCGGTGTTATTTCAAGTGTACATGATGATAAAGGCCGGAAGGTTGTTACCGACTTTTTTCAAACGATCGAACAAAGGATCTATCCCGTTGGGCGGCTAGATTATGATACATCAGGGCTGCTATTGCTTACGAACGATGGAGAATTTGCAAACTTGCTCATGCATCCAAGCAATGAGATTGATAAGATGTATGTGGCAAAGGTAAAAGGAATTCCTTCAAAGGAAAAGCTGACTAGCCTGGCTCGAGGCGTCATGCTTGAAGATGGAAAAACTGCACCGGCTAGAATAAAATTGCTAAGTGTTGATAAAAAGAAGGATACAGCAATTGTCGAAATCACGATTCATGAGGGCCGAAATAGACAGGTCAGAAGAATGTTCGATGCCATCGGGCATCCTGTATTGAAATTAAAAAGGGAAAAATACGGTTTCCTGACGCTGAATGGCTTAAGGACTGGGGAAATCAGAGAGCTTACACATCACGAAGTCAAGCAGCTTCGTGTATTGGCTATGAAAAAATCTTAACTTTTCAACACTGTTATAGTTAGAATGTTATAATAAGGGAGAAATACGGTGGGAGGTTTAGGGAATGAAGCAGAAGCGTCTAATCACTCGAACTATTATTCTCGCGGTTATGGTTTTGGCTGTTGGCTATACTTTATACGCTAACATGAATAAGGATAAAAACCAGAAGATTGTGATTGGAAAACCTGCTCCTGATTTTGTCCTTGTAGATATGGAAGGCAATAAGCACAGGCTTTCCGAATATAAGGGACAAGGAGTTTTTCTTAATTTTTGGGCAACATGGTGCAAGCCATGTGAGAGAGAAATGCCTTATATTGAAAAGCAGTATCAGCAGTTTAAGGACCAGGGTGTTCAAGTCCTGGCAATTGACTCAGGTGAATCGAAACTTGCCGTTAATAGGTTTATTGAACGGAAAGGTATGACATTTCCAGTGATGATCGACGAGGGACCAGTTCAGGCAGCATATGGGATCAACCCCTTGCCAATAACCTTTTTGATTGATAAAGAAGGAATTGTCGTAAGGAGTCATACTGGTGAATTAGATGAAAAAACAGTCCGTGATTTCATGGAGCAGATAAAACCTTAATAAAGTAAGGGGAGCAGGGAGTTTTTACTATGAACGAAGTAAAATGCGAGTGCGGCTATGTAAATCCGCAGGGAACAATCCTATGTGAATCTTGCGGAAGAATGCTGGAGGAAAAGGAGAAAGAAAAACAGCTAGTCGATATGCGTTATGAAGGAAGCGCACGCCGTTCCCAAACATATAACAAGACAATCATCGATAAAATCTGGAATTTCTTTTCGTCGGTTAAAGTAGGAGTGTGGCTGATCGTCATTCTCTTGATTGCATCCTCTTTAGGAACGATCTTTCCACAGGAAATGTACATTCCGCCAGTCATGCCCGCATGGGAATACTATGAAGAGCAATACGGTTGGTTAGGAAAGCTTTATTATGACCTTGGTTTCCATAACCTGTACAGTTCATGGTGGTATTTGTTATTAATCGCTGCGCTTGGTATATCACTTGTTATTGCCAGTATTGACAGGGTGGTTCCATTATACAGATCACTTAAAAACCAGCGAGTATCGAGGCATGAAAGCTTTTTGAAGCGCCAGAGAATGTTCAGCACTTCAGATGCTGTACTAACTGATGAAGCAGTAGGGAAAATCAAAGAAAACCTTACCAAAAAACGGTATAAGCTGCGTGAGGAAAATGATGACATTCTTGCGGAGAAAAATCGCTTTTCACGATGGGGCCCATATGTAAACCATCTGGGACTAATCATTTTTCTGATTGGCGGCATGCTGAGGTTCGTACCTGGGATGTATATCGATGAAATCCTCTGGCTAAGGGAAGGCGAGACAAAAGCCATTCCTGGGACTGAAGGCCGCTATTATCTTGAAAACAATCAATTTATCTTTGAAGTATATGACAAGGAAAAAGATGAGGAAGTTTTCCAGGATGCGATTAACAAGGCAGGGACGGTTGTTAAAAACTATCAAACCAATGCCACGTTATATCAAAGGCAGGGAGTAATTGTCCCTGGTGAAAAACCTGAACTTGAAAAAATCCGTGACCAGGCAATTCAGGTCAATAAGCCGCTGAAGATAGATGGCTTTGCTTTATACCAGGTTGATTATAAGCTTGATGAAATGAACAAAATGGCGTTCAAACTGGAGAATAAAAAAACGAATGAACAATTTGGTGATGTAGTTGTAGATTTATATGGCACTGAAATGGAGTACGAATTAGGGAAAGGCTACAAAGTCGAAGTGATGAGCTATTTCCCCGATTTTGAGTTCAATGAAGATGGGGAACCTGCTACAAAGTCGCGAATCCCGAATAATCCTGCGTTCATCTTCAAGATGTTCAGCCCGGAAAAGCCTGAAGGGGAAGTCAGTTTCGTAGCCATCAGGCAAAATCTCGAACCATTGGGTGAAAATGATTACAAGATGACATTCAATGGGATCGAAACGAAGAATGTTACCGCTCTGACTGTCAGAAAAGACCATACTCTTTGGATCATCGCGCTTGGAGGATTAATATTCATGATCGGTGTAATCCAGGGGGCGTATTGGAATCATCGACGTATATGGTTGAGAAGAATAAATAACCAGGTGTGGACAGCCGCTCATACAAACAAAAACTGGCACGGCTTAAAAAGGGAGCTTGAAGATGTCTTTTCAGATTCAGGAATAGCTGCTCCAGAAGACCAGGTGTCAGAAGAAAAGAAGGAGTAAGGAGGGAAAATAATGGTTGAATTGAGTTCTAACTTTCTGTTTGCAGCATTTATCCTCTATCTAGTCGGTATTTTGTTTTTCGGGGGAGCTATTAAAGATAAAAGGCATGATAAAAAGGACACCCCTAATAAATGGGCGAAAATTGGACTTGTTGTAACGATTGCGGGATTCCTTTCGCAGTTGACATTTTTCATTTTAAGATGGATTGCTTCCGGACACGCGCCAGTCAGCAACCTGTTCGAATTCACAACATTTTTCGGAATGTCATTGGTTGGGGCATTTATCGTTATTTATTTCATGTATAAAACTCCATTGCTGGGATTGTTCACATTGCCGGTAGCTGCTTTAATCATCGCCTATGGAAGCATGTTCCCAAGGGATGTTACACCGTTAATTCCGGCACTTCAAAGTTACTGGCTCCACATACACGTAACGACAACAGCAATCGGGCAGGCAATCCTGGCTATCAGTTTTGCTGCAGGACTGATCTATCTCGTGAAAAGTGTAGACCAGACTAAGAAAAGTAAAAGTACTTTATGGCTTGAGATTGTTTTGTTTGGATTGATCAGTACACTGGGCTTCGTATTTGTCTCGAGTTTCTTCGCAGCTACAGATTATTCAGCGAATTTTAACTACATCAACAAGGATGACCAGCCCGCTACTGAAGAATATACAGTTCCAGCTCTTGTTGGACCCCATCAGTTTGAGATAAC belongs to Mesobacillus subterraneus and includes:
- a CDS encoding D-alanyl-D-alanine carboxypeptidase family protein gives rise to the protein MKRNWMKLLLITTLLIYCIPQTVQASVSVSARSAVLIEQESGRVLFEKDAHRVSRIASITKIMTAILAIESGMLDEKVKVSETAVRAEGSSIYLKPGEKIRLEDLVYGLMLRSGNDAAVAIAEHVGGSLDGFAYLMNEKAQQIGMENTHFANPHGLDDHEDHVSTAYDMTILTRYAMKNEIYKEISGTKIHRAPNPTETWDRVWKNKNRLLTEKYKFSTGGKTGYTKRAKRTLVSTAKKDDFELIAVTLNAPDDWNDHIQMFETGFSNYDVAEILSKGKVTGIKDSHYKNKVYLDHSFVYPLTSEEEDKVKVEYRLKKAEKNEEDMRNSIAGRANVYLDDKQIASLPVYFKVETKEKKSFFDLFKNIFTSIAGIKNHG
- a CDS encoding nucleoside recognition domain-containing protein; this encodes MVNYIWVVMILIGLGFAMVNGTMAEVNEAVFTGAKEAITLSIGLISILVFWLGMMRIAEDSGLLSKLSTLFKPVISKLFPEVPSNHPAMGYILSNMIANMFGLGNAATPLGIKAMEELKELNDGKNEASRSMITFLAINTASITLIPTTVIAIRMNYDSANPTDIVGPTLVATAVSAVAAILIDRFFYYRRSKKG
- a CDS encoding spore maturation protein, which encodes MEIVSAISLWFIPVMIAFILIYGTYKKVPTYESFVEGGKEGIKMAVSIMPFLVGMMVAIAVFRASGALDVMVNWLRPGLEMVGIPAEIVPLALIRPISGTAALGITSDLIGVHGPDSFIGTLAATLQGSTDTTFYVLTVYFGAVGIKKMGDALKVGFLADAVAIITAIIVVAFMF
- the rluB gene encoding 23S rRNA pseudouridine(2605) synthase RluB; translation: MERLQKVIAHAGIASRRKAEEMILEGRVRVNGSVIKELGRKVTPSDRVEVDGVQIEGEEPVYFLFYKPRGVISSVHDDKGRKVVTDFFQTIEQRIYPVGRLDYDTSGLLLLTNDGEFANLLMHPSNEIDKMYVAKVKGIPSKEKLTSLARGVMLEDGKTAPARIKLLSVDKKKDTAIVEITIHEGRNRQVRRMFDAIGHPVLKLKREKYGFLTLNGLRTGEIRELTHHEVKQLRVLAMKKS
- the resA gene encoding thiol-disulfide oxidoreductase ResA; this encodes MKQKRLITRTIILAVMVLAVGYTLYANMNKDKNQKIVIGKPAPDFVLVDMEGNKHRLSEYKGQGVFLNFWATWCKPCEREMPYIEKQYQQFKDQGVQVLAIDSGESKLAVNRFIERKGMTFPVMIDEGPVQAAYGINPLPITFLIDKEGIVVRSHTGELDEKTVRDFMEQIKP
- the resB gene encoding cytochrome c biogenesis protein ResB, whose protein sequence is MNEVKCECGYVNPQGTILCESCGRMLEEKEKEKQLVDMRYEGSARRSQTYNKTIIDKIWNFFSSVKVGVWLIVILLIASSLGTIFPQEMYIPPVMPAWEYYEEQYGWLGKLYYDLGFHNLYSSWWYLLLIAALGISLVIASIDRVVPLYRSLKNQRVSRHESFLKRQRMFSTSDAVLTDEAVGKIKENLTKKRYKLREENDDILAEKNRFSRWGPYVNHLGLIIFLIGGMLRFVPGMYIDEILWLREGETKAIPGTEGRYYLENNQFIFEVYDKEKDEEVFQDAINKAGTVVKNYQTNATLYQRQGVIVPGEKPELEKIRDQAIQVNKPLKIDGFALYQVDYKLDEMNKMAFKLENKKTNEQFGDVVVDLYGTEMEYELGKGYKVEVMSYFPDFEFNEDGEPATKSRIPNNPAFIFKMFSPEKPEGEVSFVAIRQNLEPLGENDYKMTFNGIETKNVTALTVRKDHTLWIIALGGLIFMIGVIQGAYWNHRRIWLRRINNQVWTAAHTNKNWHGLKRELEDVFSDSGIAAPEDQVSEEKKE